The following proteins come from a genomic window of Gordonia westfalica:
- a CDS encoding flavin-containing monooxygenase, whose amino-acid sequence MPESSSPRLAPEWSGVPDGAFRPDADFTDEQLALALRHANLPILLGSLALLTGDDRWIEDPYLPTAPPDLGDHDTGGFEPELAERIRREASATLRAWRDGDLDVADAPAPERLSRILSVMLAERLPDDYGQLLGEEMGLYRRHSVPRSTPTDGFRVAIIGAGISGLAMAIRLQQAGIDYVLIDKNDDVGGTWHENVYPGCGVDTPSYLYALSFDPNPEWSSYFAPQEELAAYWRALAERHGILAHTRFSTMVDQAEFDPATAGWTLDLRSVSTGEIESLTATVVVSAVGLLNQPSIPDLPGLSDFEGPVLHTAQWDPAVDLRGKRVAVIGTGASAMQFVPAAAEDAAEVRVFQRTPQWAMPHPLKGQPVDDSAHWLNRHVPFYLAWYRARLFWRMGDKVWRLLQVDRDYPHLGRAINKGNDRLRAMLTAYIENELDGRPDLLAKSLPDYPPYGKRLLIDAGWFRTLRRENVHLVTTGISTVTTNGVRSSDGVGHDADVLVLATGFKSVDVLGSLTVRGRDGRTLREVWGADDGRAHLGITVPGFPNFFCLYGPNTNTGHGGTVIAGTEMQIQHVTALISAMIDERLDSIEVRPEAFDTYNRELDEALEDTVWHFGGTTTYYRNARGRIVTNSPWRYVDYWRRVHEPDFAEFITTRGTVATAQESSGGAGQLTH is encoded by the coding sequence ATGCCAGAGTCCAGTTCCCCCCGCCTCGCGCCCGAGTGGAGCGGCGTTCCCGACGGCGCGTTCCGGCCCGACGCCGACTTCACCGACGAGCAGCTCGCACTCGCACTGAGACACGCCAATCTCCCGATCCTGCTCGGCTCGTTGGCTCTCCTGACCGGCGATGACCGCTGGATCGAGGATCCCTACCTGCCGACCGCTCCTCCCGATCTCGGCGACCACGACACCGGAGGTTTCGAACCCGAACTCGCCGAACGTATTCGGCGTGAGGCCTCGGCAACGCTTCGCGCGTGGCGCGATGGCGACCTCGACGTTGCGGACGCACCGGCCCCCGAACGACTGTCACGGATCCTCTCGGTGATGCTCGCCGAGCGACTCCCCGACGACTACGGGCAGCTCCTGGGCGAGGAGATGGGCCTGTACCGCCGCCATTCGGTACCGCGGTCCACTCCGACGGATGGCTTCCGGGTCGCGATCATCGGTGCGGGGATATCCGGACTGGCCATGGCAATCCGCTTGCAGCAGGCCGGGATCGACTACGTTCTCATCGACAAGAACGACGACGTGGGCGGCACGTGGCACGAGAACGTGTACCCGGGCTGCGGGGTCGACACCCCGAGCTACCTCTACGCCCTGTCCTTCGACCCGAACCCGGAGTGGTCCAGCTACTTCGCTCCGCAGGAAGAGCTCGCGGCATACTGGCGAGCACTGGCCGAACGCCACGGCATCCTGGCCCACACACGATTCTCGACGATGGTCGATCAGGCCGAGTTCGACCCGGCCACCGCCGGCTGGACCCTCGACCTTCGATCGGTATCAACCGGTGAGATCGAGAGCCTCACCGCGACAGTCGTTGTCAGCGCGGTCGGACTGCTGAACCAGCCCAGCATCCCCGACCTGCCGGGACTGTCGGATTTCGAGGGCCCCGTGTTGCACACGGCGCAGTGGGACCCGGCGGTCGACCTCCGAGGCAAACGCGTCGCGGTCATCGGCACGGGTGCGAGCGCCATGCAGTTCGTTCCCGCCGCTGCCGAAGACGCAGCCGAGGTCCGGGTGTTCCAGCGGACACCGCAATGGGCGATGCCCCATCCGCTCAAAGGGCAGCCGGTCGACGACTCGGCGCACTGGCTGAACAGACACGTGCCGTTCTATCTCGCGTGGTATCGCGCCCGTTTGTTCTGGCGGATGGGCGACAAGGTGTGGCGCCTCCTGCAGGTCGATCGCGACTATCCACACCTCGGGCGCGCGATCAACAAGGGAAACGACCGACTACGCGCCATGCTCACCGCGTACATCGAGAACGAACTCGACGGTCGCCCAGACCTTCTCGCGAAGAGCCTGCCCGACTATCCGCCGTACGGAAAGCGACTGCTGATCGACGCCGGCTGGTTCCGCACGCTTCGCCGCGAGAATGTCCATCTCGTCACCACCGGTATCAGCACGGTCACGACGAACGGGGTTCGGTCCTCGGACGGTGTCGGCCACGACGCCGACGTGCTGGTTCTGGCAACGGGTTTCAAGTCCGTAGATGTTCTGGGGTCGCTCACGGTCCGTGGTCGCGACGGACGCACACTCCGAGAGGTCTGGGGTGCCGACGACGGCCGTGCCCACCTCGGTATCACCGTGCCCGGATTTCCGAACTTCTTCTGCCTGTACGGCCCCAACACCAACACCGGTCACGGCGGCACGGTCATCGCCGGCACCGAGATGCAGATTCAGCACGTCACGGCATTGATCAGCGCGATGATCGACGAGCGGCTCGACTCGATCGAGGTCCGTCCCGAGGCGTTCGACACCTACAACCGCGAACTCGACGAAGCGCTCGAGGACACGGTGTGGCACTTCGGCGGTACCACGACGTACTACCGCAACGCACGGGGACGGATCGTCACCAACAGCCCCTGGCGGTACGTCGACTACTGGCGTCGTGTCCACGAACCCGACTTCGCCGAGTTCATCACCACGCGCGGAACCGTCGCGACAGCGCAGGAGTCGTCCGGCGGCGCCGGACAACTCACCCACTGA
- a CDS encoding AMP-dependent synthetase/ligase, giving the protein MTHAPQAPSAPVAAPGISATTLVGAFQATAASRPDSTALSAFGEERSLTWSEYRTAVEEVAAGLADLGVGHGDTVAIMLPNSPEFHVVDMAVLHLGATPFSIYLTSAPDQISYLFDNAGNSVVVADSAFLDVLQRTAAPTVRHLVVTNPAGAPTVHGNGPATITPLDELRGRRPADFDFEKTWRSVRADDLATLIYTSGTTGDPKGVELTHANLMFVMYTCNLRFPFDVDGAAISYLPTAHAADRVFSHYLATVTGWPITTVRDATAVFGAVAEAHPTWFLGVPRIWEKLRAGLLARFSALPDGPRDATSAALEAAIRLVQIEQRREPVPADLQDAVSVADERIFADLRAQLGLDRVALLMTGAAPIAPAVHEFFLALGLPLQEGFGMSETGALGFTNVPDDIRVGKVGLAQPGTEAKLADDGELLLRGPHVMRGYRKAPEKTAEAIDEFGWLHTGDIARIDDDGWVTIVDRKKELIINAAGKNMSPVNIEGKLKSASPLIGQACVIGDRRPYNIALIVLDPDAARTFAAAHGLSDASPAALIDNAALQAEVDQAVARANEQLSRVEQIKRHRLLADEWLPDSDELTPTMKLKRRGVTTKYAEIIEDIYSSTAR; this is encoded by the coding sequence ATGACACACGCACCGCAGGCCCCGTCCGCACCTGTTGCCGCCCCGGGTATCTCCGCCACCACGCTGGTCGGGGCCTTCCAGGCCACGGCCGCGAGTCGGCCCGATTCCACGGCCCTGAGCGCCTTCGGTGAGGAGCGATCGCTGACCTGGTCCGAATACCGCACGGCGGTTGAGGAAGTGGCTGCCGGACTCGCCGATCTCGGCGTCGGACACGGTGACACGGTCGCCATCATGCTGCCGAACAGCCCGGAGTTCCACGTCGTCGACATGGCCGTGTTGCACCTGGGCGCGACGCCGTTCTCCATCTATCTCACCTCGGCGCCGGATCAGATCAGCTACCTGTTCGACAACGCCGGGAACTCGGTTGTCGTCGCGGACTCCGCCTTCCTCGACGTCCTCCAGCGCACCGCCGCCCCCACCGTCAGGCACCTCGTGGTGACGAACCCGGCCGGCGCACCCACCGTCCATGGCAACGGTCCCGCGACCATCACCCCGCTCGATGAGCTACGCGGCCGCCGCCCCGCGGACTTCGACTTCGAGAAGACCTGGCGTTCGGTCCGTGCCGACGACCTGGCCACGCTCATCTACACCTCGGGCACGACGGGAGATCCGAAGGGCGTCGAACTCACCCACGCCAATCTGATGTTCGTCATGTACACCTGCAACCTGCGTTTCCCGTTCGACGTCGACGGTGCGGCCATCAGCTACCTGCCGACCGCGCACGCCGCCGATCGCGTGTTCTCGCACTACCTCGCGACCGTGACGGGGTGGCCCATCACCACTGTTCGTGATGCGACAGCCGTGTTCGGCGCGGTCGCCGAGGCTCACCCGACCTGGTTCCTGGGTGTGCCGCGGATCTGGGAGAAGCTCCGGGCCGGTCTCCTCGCCCGCTTCTCGGCACTGCCGGACGGCCCGCGTGATGCGACGTCGGCCGCGCTGGAGGCAGCGATCCGCCTGGTACAGATCGAGCAACGCCGAGAACCGGTTCCGGCAGACCTACAGGACGCCGTCAGCGTCGCCGACGAACGCATCTTCGCCGACCTCCGGGCACAACTCGGACTGGACCGCGTCGCGCTCCTCATGACCGGCGCCGCGCCGATCGCGCCGGCGGTGCACGAGTTCTTCCTCGCGCTCGGCTTGCCGCTCCAGGAGGGGTTCGGGATGTCCGAGACCGGCGCGCTGGGATTCACCAACGTGCCCGACGACATCCGTGTAGGCAAGGTGGGCCTGGCCCAACCGGGCACCGAGGCCAAGCTCGCCGACGACGGCGAGCTCCTGCTGCGCGGCCCGCACGTCATGCGCGGCTACCGCAAGGCCCCCGAGAAGACGGCCGAGGCGATCGACGAGTTCGGCTGGCTGCACACCGGCGACATCGCGCGGATCGACGACGATGGATGGGTCACGATCGTCGACCGCAAGAAGGAACTGATCATCAACGCCGCGGGCAAGAACATGTCCCCGGTCAACATCGAGGGGAAGCTGAAGAGCGCCTCGCCGCTGATCGGTCAGGCGTGCGTCATCGGCGACCGCCGGCCCTACAACATCGCGCTCATCGTCCTCGATCCCGATGCCGCCCGCACCTTCGCTGCCGCACACGGTCTCTCGGACGCCAGCCCTGCGGCACTCATCGACAATGCCGCGCTGCAAGCCGAAGTCGACCAGGCGGTTGCCCGCGCGAACGAGCAGCTCTCCCGCGTCGAACAGATCAAACGTCATCGACTCCTCGCCGACGAATGGCTCCCGGACTCCGATGAACTCACGCCGACGATGAAGCTCAAACGACGCGGCGTCACCACCAAGTACGCCGAGATCATCGAGGACATCTATTCGTCCACGGCCCGTTAG
- a CDS encoding TetR/AcrR family transcriptional regulator translates to MARRKTGNVLSEDVEEARKQIMVAAEKVFQRYGVSKTTMDDIGREAGVSRPTVYRYFGDRDTLISAIIERRSRMLFAKARKFLLEKDSFADQLVEGLIFLVDRGRRDPLIRILVSPEHMQMAEPLVGASGLAARLTAEMWDPVIEQAMERGEIRRDLDKEKMAEWIAFVQFILVGRLDFDRPDDPQHREMLRDFVLPAFLPSAVPSAELKR, encoded by the coding sequence GTGGCACGCAGAAAGACGGGCAACGTCCTGAGCGAGGACGTCGAGGAGGCCCGTAAACAGATCATGGTCGCTGCGGAGAAGGTTTTCCAGCGATACGGCGTATCCAAGACGACGATGGACGACATCGGTCGTGAGGCCGGGGTGTCCCGTCCGACCGTCTACCGCTATTTCGGCGACCGCGACACTCTCATCTCGGCCATCATCGAACGACGGTCGCGCATGCTGTTCGCCAAGGCACGGAAGTTCCTGCTCGAGAAGGATTCCTTCGCCGACCAGCTCGTCGAGGGCCTGATCTTCCTGGTCGACCGGGGACGCCGCGATCCGCTGATCCGCATCCTGGTCAGTCCCGAACACATGCAGATGGCCGAACCCCTCGTCGGAGCGTCGGGGCTTGCCGCCCGGCTGACCGCGGAGATGTGGGACCCGGTCATCGAGCAGGCGATGGAGCGCGGCGAGATCCGTCGGGATCTCGACAAGGAGAAGATGGCCGAGTGGATCGCATTCGTCCAGTTCATCCTCGTCGGGCGACTGGACTTCGACCGCCCCGACGACCCACAGCATCGGGAGATGTTGCGCGACTTCGTGCTCCCGGCGTTCCTTCCGAGCGCGGTGCCGTCGGCCGAGCTGAAACGCTGA
- a CDS encoding class I adenylate-forming enzyme family protein yields the protein MTTTIGKALDWWARTKGDTTAVVFSGSEISYRELRDWSSRIARLLVEGNGVAPGARVGLLGPNSLEWPVAALGALKSGGVLVPLNSRYRPAELRKIADDAGIGVVIVAPGFEQLAEDTAAIGAPFSVVTYAELEALRAGGADDFRVDLEPDEPTTVLFTSGSTGLSKGVILTNRTLMSIVFENTLTEEGFRPGTTTLLVLPLAFTPGLVYGLLITTVLGGTLVVEPELNPSNAVKLLEKHSVEAIFGVPLIFEAISRAPEFADADLSALKTAIVGGAAVPVPLLKRWADKGVLLRQIYGMTEAGGVATATIREEAFEFPDRCGTGSIFTEVKVFNDKGEEAAPGEAGELVVRGPGVTPGYWNDPETSAQALRGGWLHSGDLGEADEDGRVKFVDRLKDLIISGGINISPVELEIAIGAIEGVQEVAVIAANDDRFGETPAAIVTAAADVDEKTIVEHCQKVLADFKVPRYVVIRQDPLPRLPSGKIAKTVIRDEYKDVDTRFDRVR from the coding sequence ATGACCACAACCATCGGCAAGGCGCTCGACTGGTGGGCCCGTACCAAGGGTGATACCACCGCTGTGGTTTTCTCCGGTTCCGAGATCTCCTACCGTGAGCTGCGGGACTGGAGCAGTCGCATCGCCCGTCTCCTCGTGGAGGGCAACGGTGTCGCTCCCGGTGCCCGGGTGGGTCTGCTCGGGCCGAACTCGCTCGAGTGGCCGGTCGCGGCCCTCGGTGCGCTGAAGTCCGGCGGCGTCCTGGTTCCGCTGAACAGCCGTTACCGCCCCGCCGAGCTCCGGAAGATCGCCGACGACGCGGGTATCGGCGTCGTGATCGTGGCCCCGGGCTTCGAGCAGCTGGCCGAGGACACCGCGGCGATCGGTGCACCGTTCAGCGTCGTCACCTACGCCGAGCTCGAGGCGCTGCGCGCCGGCGGTGCGGACGACTTCCGTGTCGATCTCGAACCCGACGAGCCGACGACCGTGCTGTTCACCAGCGGGTCCACCGGGTTGTCCAAGGGCGTGATCCTCACCAACCGGACGCTCATGTCGATCGTCTTCGAGAACACCCTCACCGAGGAGGGTTTCCGGCCGGGAACCACCACGCTGCTGGTCCTGCCGCTCGCCTTCACCCCGGGCCTGGTCTACGGACTCCTGATCACGACGGTTCTGGGCGGCACGCTGGTCGTCGAACCCGAACTGAATCCGTCCAACGCGGTGAAGCTCCTCGAGAAGCATTCAGTGGAGGCCATTTTCGGTGTTCCGCTGATCTTCGAGGCCATCTCGCGTGCCCCGGAGTTCGCCGATGCCGACCTGAGCGCTCTGAAGACCGCGATCGTGGGCGGCGCCGCCGTTCCGGTGCCGCTGCTGAAGCGCTGGGCCGACAAGGGTGTCCTGCTGCGTCAGATCTACGGCATGACCGAGGCCGGCGGCGTCGCGACCGCGACGATCCGCGAGGAGGCCTTCGAGTTCCCGGACCGGTGCGGCACGGGGTCGATCTTCACCGAGGTCAAGGTCTTCAACGACAAGGGTGAGGAAGCGGCTCCCGGAGAAGCGGGTGAACTCGTGGTCCGCGGCCCGGGTGTCACCCCCGGCTACTGGAACGACCCGGAGACGAGCGCGCAGGCCCTCCGCGGCGGATGGCTGCACAGTGGCGACCTCGGGGAGGCCGACGAGGACGGCCGCGTGAAGTTCGTCGACCGCCTCAAGGACCTCATCATCTCCGGCGGCATCAACATCTCGCCGGTGGAACTCGAGATCGCGATCGGCGCCATCGAGGGCGTCCAGGAGGTCGCCGTGATCGCGGCGAACGACGACCGGTTCGGCGAGACCCCCGCGGCGATCGTGACGGCCGCCGCCGATGTCGACGAGAAGACGATCGTCGAGCACTGCCAGAAGGTCCTGGCCGACTTCAAGGTGCCCCGTTACGTCGTGATCCGGCAGGACCCGCTGCCCCGCCTCCCCAGCGGAAAGATCGCCAAGACGGTGATCCGGGACGAGTACAAGGACGTGGATACTCGCTTCGATCGCGTGCGCTGA
- a CDS encoding aromatic ring-hydroxylating oxygenase subunit alpha — translation MTTSLPRQDRIRRALELLRNETTDKFDEIVQFEPEEFTDPVLAKEERDHIFGRVPSIVAHGSEISRPNDFVTVQMPRNNIIVVRQKDGSVRSFVNLCRHRGAMLEKSEKGRCRIFSCGYHRWSYDPTGSLRTITRDSTFGDVDRSDHGLIELPTEERHGFIWVVDNASAEIDVAAWLGPEIDPMLAEYNLDKLVCFRAGGFDEPTNWKIMQDAFLDGYHIQYAHPNTAGKIIHTNVMAFEDFGRHCRFIAPRKSIDRFLEEDPGDIPLDKYVTETHWLGPNSTLLRQPDHFQLLTFRPHPTDPTKSRMEQRLMVPTVEESGMEQERWERLWNKNWEILLAVLHQEDFPLLRDSQQGMGSADAGDMLLGRNEIANQVFRRETKRLVAEGRAGA, via the coding sequence ATGACCACTTCGCTTCCCCGGCAAGATCGAATCAGGCGTGCGCTCGAGCTCCTGCGCAACGAGACGACCGACAAGTTCGACGAGATCGTGCAGTTCGAGCCCGAGGAGTTCACCGACCCGGTGCTCGCCAAGGAGGAGCGCGATCACATCTTCGGCCGCGTGCCCTCGATCGTCGCGCACGGCAGCGAGATCTCGCGTCCCAACGACTTCGTCACGGTTCAGATGCCGCGGAACAACATCATCGTGGTGCGGCAGAAGGACGGCAGTGTCCGCTCCTTCGTCAACCTCTGCCGGCATCGGGGCGCGATGCTGGAGAAGAGCGAGAAGGGGCGCTGCCGGATCTTCTCGTGCGGCTACCACCGCTGGTCCTACGATCCGACCGGATCGCTGCGAACCATCACGCGCGACTCGACTTTCGGTGATGTGGACCGTTCCGACCACGGACTGATCGAGCTCCCGACCGAGGAGCGCCACGGGTTCATCTGGGTCGTCGACAATGCCTCGGCCGAGATCGACGTCGCGGCCTGGCTCGGTCCCGAGATCGACCCGATGCTCGCCGAGTACAACCTGGACAAGCTGGTCTGTTTCCGGGCCGGGGGTTTCGACGAACCCACGAACTGGAAGATCATGCAGGATGCGTTCCTGGACGGCTACCACATCCAGTACGCACACCCGAACACCGCGGGAAAGATCATCCACACCAACGTGATGGCCTTCGAGGACTTCGGCCGGCACTGCCGGTTCATCGCGCCGCGCAAGTCGATCGACCGCTTCCTCGAAGAGGACCCGGGCGACATCCCGCTGGACAAGTACGTCACCGAGACGCACTGGCTCGGCCCGAACAGCACTCTGCTTCGCCAGCCGGATCACTTCCAGCTCTTGACGTTCCGGCCGCACCCCACCGATCCGACCAAGTCGCGGATGGAACAGCGCCTGATGGTGCCGACCGTCGAGGAGAGCGGCATGGAGCAGGAGCGCTGGGAGCGACTGTGGAACAAGAACTGGGAGATCCTGCTCGCGGTCCTGCATCAGGAGGACTTCCCGTTGCTGCGGGATTCGCAGCAGGGTATGGGCAGTGCCGACGCGGGAGACATGTTGCTCGGTCGCAACGAGATCGCCAATCAGGTCTTCCGGCGTGAGACCAAGCGGCTCGTCGCCGAAGGGCGTGCGGGCGCCTGA
- a CDS encoding cytochrome P450, protein MTTAERSREDVTVDFDVYDPSIAAPIDRFQEYAAELAAKGPVVYSTAHGGHWIVTSYNEIHEVLRDAETFSSYPNNLVTNEAFGKFIPIELDPPEHTGYRKALQPLFGPARMKKLSDDIRNVVNDLLDGFAKKGEAEYISEFAHELPARIFLALMDWPVEDAPLFTEATDVVLFGKPGGTEQESLEARAIAGMQMLGYFQKMVDERRATPGDDVTSQLIHTEVELEDGLRLLTDEELNRMFFLLLIAGLHTVQGSLAWAIVHLVNNPEQRQQIIDDPELMIPTAVEEILRIEAAVVPGRRATRDVELGGMKISEGEQLILMLCAANRDHEEFDDPDALDIARKPNRHLSFGGGAHRCLGSHLARIELTIALEEILRRIPDFQLVESDPPVFHSSQVRGCVRMPIRFTPES, encoded by the coding sequence ATGACAACAGCGGAACGATCCCGCGAGGACGTCACCGTCGACTTCGACGTGTACGACCCGTCCATCGCAGCCCCGATCGATCGATTCCAGGAGTACGCGGCAGAACTTGCCGCGAAGGGACCGGTCGTCTACTCGACCGCCCACGGCGGACACTGGATCGTCACCTCCTACAACGAGATCCACGAGGTCCTGCGCGACGCGGAGACCTTCTCCAGCTACCCCAACAACCTGGTGACGAACGAGGCCTTCGGCAAGTTCATCCCGATCGAGCTCGATCCGCCGGAGCACACCGGCTACCGCAAGGCGCTGCAGCCGCTGTTCGGTCCGGCCCGGATGAAGAAGCTCTCCGACGACATCCGCAACGTCGTCAACGACCTGCTCGACGGATTCGCGAAGAAGGGTGAGGCCGAGTACATCTCGGAGTTCGCTCATGAGCTCCCGGCCCGCATCTTCCTGGCGCTCATGGACTGGCCGGTCGAGGACGCTCCGCTGTTCACCGAGGCCACCGACGTCGTGCTGTTCGGTAAGCCCGGTGGGACCGAACAGGAATCGCTGGAGGCGCGCGCGATCGCCGGCATGCAGATGCTCGGCTACTTCCAGAAGATGGTCGACGAGCGTCGCGCCACGCCGGGGGACGACGTCACCTCGCAGCTCATCCACACCGAGGTCGAGCTCGAGGACGGTCTGCGACTGCTGACCGACGAAGAGCTGAACCGGATGTTCTTCCTGCTGCTCATCGCCGGCCTGCACACCGTGCAGGGTTCGCTGGCCTGGGCGATCGTCCACCTGGTGAACAATCCCGAGCAGCGGCAGCAGATCATCGATGACCCGGAGCTGATGATCCCGACCGCGGTCGAGGAGATCCTGCGCATCGAGGCCGCCGTGGTGCCCGGGCGTCGTGCGACCCGTGACGTCGAACTGGGCGGGATGAAGATCTCCGAGGGTGAGCAGCTGATCCTGATGCTCTGCGCGGCCAACCGCGATCACGAGGAGTTCGACGACCCGGACGCGCTCGACATCGCCCGCAAGCCGAACCGCCACCTGTCGTTCGGCGGCGGCGCGCATCGTTGCCTGGGTTCGCATCTGGCGCGTATCGAGCTCACGATCGCGCTCGAGGAGATCCTGCGCCGCATCCCCGATTTCCAGCTCGTGGAATCGGATCCGCCGGTGTTCCACTCCAGTCAGGTGCGCGGCTGCGTCCGCATGCCGATCCGGTTCACCCCGGAGTCCTGA
- a CDS encoding ferredoxin — protein MSSPQPTTLTVDRVACAGHGLCYGVAPDLIDADDQGDPVVPERTLTPDEAAQASEAVSMCPERALALLNTNSTTTKDQ, from the coding sequence ATGTCCTCACCGCAGCCCACCACACTCACTGTGGATCGCGTGGCGTGCGCCGGACACGGACTCTGCTACGGGGTCGCCCCTGATCTGATCGACGCCGACGATCAGGGCGACCCCGTGGTCCCGGAGCGCACTCTCACGCCGGACGAGGCGGCTCAGGCGAGCGAGGCGGTGTCGATGTGTCCCGAGCGGGCGCTGGCACTGCTCAACACCAACTCCACGACCACAAAGGATCAGTAA
- a CDS encoding SDR family NAD(P)-dependent oxidoreductase, with protein sequence MKLEGKVALITGAGSGLGRQSSQLFTAEGAKVAVVDIDGDRAEQTVKLVEQQGGEAIAITADVAKKDEITAAVDQTVAEFGKLDIAWANAGVVSRGGVPTVAGGEQVNFEDLTEEDWNNVLGVNLTGVIYTAQAAVPHLKSNCGGTIIATSSAASFLAYHQIALYSATKAGVNGLVRGLSLDLGPFGIRVNGIAPTHGMSPNFLMPAGSPVVGQSYEEVAGPWDPFVSPIPLKLNRPPSLVDNAKIALFLASDDSAYMSGQVIASGDGGTLSRVGMWFPEDLDQKNPNA encoded by the coding sequence ATGAAACTCGAAGGCAAAGTCGCACTGATCACCGGAGCGGGCTCGGGTCTCGGCCGCCAGTCGTCGCAGCTGTTCACGGCGGAGGGTGCCAAGGTCGCGGTCGTCGACATCGACGGCGACCGTGCCGAGCAGACGGTGAAGCTCGTCGAACAGCAGGGTGGCGAGGCGATCGCCATCACCGCCGACGTCGCCAAGAAGGACGAGATCACCGCCGCGGTCGACCAGACGGTCGCCGAGTTCGGCAAGCTCGACATCGCCTGGGCCAACGCAGGAGTCGTCTCGCGCGGCGGTGTGCCCACCGTTGCCGGCGGCGAGCAGGTCAACTTCGAGGACCTGACCGAGGAGGACTGGAACAATGTCCTCGGCGTCAACCTCACCGGTGTCATCTACACCGCCCAGGCCGCGGTTCCCCACCTCAAGAGCAACTGCGGCGGCACCATCATCGCCACCTCGTCGGCGGCCTCGTTCCTGGCCTACCACCAGATCGCGCTGTACTCGGCCACCAAGGCCGGCGTCAACGGCCTGGTGCGCGGCCTGAGCCTGGATCTCGGTCCCTTCGGTATCCGGGTCAACGGCATCGCGCCGACTCACGGCATGTCGCCGAACTTCCTGATGCCCGCCGGTTCGCCGGTCGTCGGTCAGTCCTACGAAGAGGTCGCCGGCCCGTGGGATCCCTTCGTCTCGCCGATCCCGCTCAAGCTGAACCGTCCGCCGTCACTGGTCGACAACGCCAAGATCGCGCTGTTCCTGGCCTCGGATGACTCGGCCTACATGTCCGGACAGGTCATCGCCTCCGGCGACGGTGGAACGCTGTCGCGCGTCGGCATGTGGTTCCCCGAGGACCTCGACCAGAAGAACCCGAACGCCTGA